In the Wenzhouxiangella sp. XN24 genome, one interval contains:
- a CDS encoding TerB family tellurite resistance protein, translating to MNFFLTFVEFLVAIGIVVTLVTNYLIINKLWKRRMVREVAESVSIAAALLGLFNGIPFLIMFLLINPNPAAATKTTIGIVTAVIFVLIGSGLWVAEFRQRGFRSLFLRALNLERKESADLIKRLVQPRGATQILRVLQELASVDGHVDERETEIIRHFAREWRLEMPDVAGDGAQRGMIGLRKAITDYLNLNPPAKQVADLRDVLQALVESDAQVAWQESVALEEVDGMLARYTAGDDAGVAMHEVLIVPQSDAQVEAVRTLLPGREEKFVRGGRVFSVGSFFSARYAEFVCERYISLGLFTTVVAEDQAVGGQ from the coding sequence GTGAATTTCTTCCTGACCTTCGTCGAGTTCCTGGTGGCGATCGGGATCGTCGTGACCCTGGTCACCAACTACCTGATCATCAACAAGTTGTGGAAACGGCGCATGGTCCGGGAAGTCGCGGAGAGCGTGTCCATCGCCGCCGCACTGCTGGGCCTTTTCAACGGTATCCCGTTCCTGATCATGTTCCTGCTGATCAATCCCAACCCGGCGGCCGCGACCAAGACCACGATCGGCATCGTCACGGCGGTGATATTCGTGCTCATCGGTAGCGGGCTGTGGGTGGCGGAGTTCCGCCAGCGCGGTTTTCGCAGCCTGTTCCTGCGCGCGCTCAACCTGGAGCGCAAGGAGTCGGCCGACCTGATCAAGCGCCTTGTCCAGCCCAGGGGCGCCACGCAGATCCTGCGCGTGCTGCAAGAACTCGCCTCGGTGGACGGCCACGTGGACGAGCGCGAGACGGAGATCATCCGCCACTTTGCGCGCGAGTGGCGCCTGGAGATGCCCGACGTAGCCGGTGACGGCGCGCAGCGCGGCATGATCGGCCTGCGCAAGGCCATTACGGACTACTTGAACCTCAATCCGCCTGCGAAGCAGGTGGCTGATTTGCGTGACGTGCTGCAGGCGCTGGTGGAGTCCGACGCGCAGGTTGCATGGCAGGAATCCGTGGCGCTGGAAGAGGTGGACGGCATGCTGGCCAGGTACACAGCGGGCGACGATGCGGGGGTGGCGATGCATGAAGTCCTGATCGTGCCGCAGAGCGACGCGCAGGTGGAAGCAGTCCGCACCCTGCTGCCCGGGCGGGAGGAAAAATTCGTGCGCGGGGGACGGGTGTTTTCCGTCGGCAGCTTCTTTTCCGCGCGCTATGCCGAGTTCGTCTGCGAGAGATACATCAGCCTCGGCCTGTTCACCACCGTCGTGGCGGAGGATCAAGCCGTGGGAGGGCAATGA
- a CDS encoding serine hydrolase domain-containing protein gives MNHGKRLTHHAVRCALMLATMGLAGVAAASAPSLRLADDPRVSGAVQLWAEWVEYQASTSRVPGVSYGIVHDQELVASGAFGEANPATGAPATPDTLYSICSISKLFTSVALMQQRDAGLLRLDDPVAQHLDWFNIEDAHPADEPVTIRGLLTHSAGLPRESDFPYWTDPDYPFPTSDEIRARLGAQQTLYPSARYFQYSNLGLSLVGEIVVATSGQAFDPYIREHLLDPLGMSDTYTDIPIELRGGRMAVGHTALKRDGMREVVAPFQTRGIAPAAGFASSVNDMAKFAMWQFRLLGDGGDELLRASTLREMQRVHWVDPDWETTWGLGFSVRREGERTFARHGGGCPGYYTEFRLEPKTKLGAIVLTNTIGSEPGFYAAKAFDLIAPAIESALDAPDEAPARNAEWLRYTGVYDNIWGQVAIVPWQDGLALLYLGSRDPAKDMVRLRHVGEHTFRRVRNDDDSLGETVYFEPGEDGTVRRFKRHSIWMNKLR, from the coding sequence ATGAATCACGGTAAGCGCCTCACCCATCATGCCGTGCGGTGTGCATTGATGCTCGCCACCATGGGGCTGGCCGGCGTGGCGGCCGCCTCGGCCCCGTCGCTCCGGCTCGCGGATGATCCCCGTGTCTCTGGTGCAGTCCAGCTGTGGGCCGAATGGGTCGAGTACCAGGCCAGCACCAGTCGGGTGCCCGGCGTCTCCTACGGCATCGTTCACGACCAGGAACTGGTGGCCAGCGGCGCCTTCGGCGAGGCCAATCCGGCGACCGGCGCCCCCGCGACGCCCGATACGCTCTACAGCATCTGCTCGATTTCGAAGCTGTTCACCAGCGTGGCGCTGATGCAGCAACGTGACGCCGGCCTGCTGCGCCTGGACGATCCGGTCGCGCAGCACCTGGACTGGTTCAACATCGAGGATGCGCACCCGGCGGATGAGCCGGTCACCATTCGCGGCCTGCTGACGCATTCCGCCGGGCTGCCCCGCGAGTCCGACTTCCCCTACTGGACCGATCCGGACTATCCGTTCCCGACAAGCGACGAGATTCGCGCCCGGCTCGGCGCGCAGCAGACGCTTTATCCGTCTGCGCGCTACTTCCAGTACTCCAACCTGGGCCTGAGCCTGGTCGGCGAGATCGTGGTGGCCACGTCCGGCCAGGCTTTCGATCCCTACATACGCGAACACCTGCTCGATCCGCTCGGAATGAGCGACACGTATACCGACATCCCGATCGAACTGCGTGGCGGGCGCATGGCCGTCGGCCACACCGCGCTGAAGCGGGACGGGATGCGGGAAGTCGTCGCGCCGTTCCAGACCCGGGGCATCGCCCCCGCCGCGGGGTTCGCCTCCAGCGTCAACGACATGGCGAAGTTCGCCATGTGGCAGTTCCGCCTGTTGGGCGACGGCGGGGACGAGTTGTTGCGCGCCTCCACCCTGCGCGAGATGCAACGCGTGCACTGGGTCGATCCCGACTGGGAAACGACCTGGGGGCTCGGTTTCAGCGTCCGGCGCGAAGGGGAGCGCACCTTCGCGCGCCATGGCGGCGGGTGTCCCGGGTACTACACCGAGTTCCGGCTCGAGCCGAAAACGAAGCTCGGCGCCATCGTGCTGACCAACACCATCGGCTCCGAGCCCGGCTTCTATGCCGCCAAGGCTTTCGACCTTATCGCTCCCGCGATCGAAAGCGCGCTGGACGCACCGGACGAGGCGCCCGCACGCAACGCGGAATGGCTGCGCTATACCGGGGTTTACGACAACATCTGGGGCCAGGTGGCCATCGTGCCATGGCAGGATGGCCTGGCGCTGCTCTACCTGGGGAGCCGAGATCCGGCCAAGGACATGGTGCGCTTACGGCATGTCGGCGAGCACACTTTCCGGCGCGTGCGCAACGACGATGACTCACTGGGCGAGACGGTCTATTTCGAGCCTGGCGAGGACGGCACGGTGCGGCGCTTCAAGCGCCACAGCATCTGGATGAACAAGCTGCGCTGA
- a CDS encoding SDR family oxidoreductase, with protein MDLGLAGKVALVTGASRGIGRAIAAGLAAEGARLVIAARGAEGLDEARRALESTGAEVLAVAADVGDDASVAALVEAARARFGRIDILISNASALAVTGDRASWDASLRVDVMGAVRLVEAVLPMMRAAREGVILLVSSISAIEAAPMQDFGYTAAKAALNAFAKKLAVVEGAHGIRTNALLPGSIEFPGGGWEMMRQNEPAIYEMVRQSVPAGRLGTPQEVAEAAVWLVSPRAGWVNGAALVVDGGQSRAIR; from the coding sequence ATGGACCTGGGACTTGCCGGCAAGGTCGCGCTGGTGACGGGAGCGAGTCGGGGGATCGGGCGGGCCATCGCGGCAGGACTGGCCGCCGAAGGCGCGCGCCTGGTCATCGCGGCCCGGGGCGCGGAAGGGCTGGATGAGGCGCGGCGCGCTCTCGAGAGTACCGGCGCCGAGGTGCTGGCCGTGGCGGCGGATGTCGGGGATGACGCCAGTGTGGCAGCACTTGTGGAGGCCGCCCGCGCGCGCTTCGGAAGAATCGACATCCTGATCAGCAACGCGTCGGCGCTGGCGGTCACGGGGGATCGGGCGAGCTGGGACGCAAGCCTCCGTGTGGACGTCATGGGCGCGGTCCGGCTGGTGGAGGCCGTGTTGCCCATGATGCGCGCCGCGCGCGAGGGCGTCATCCTCCTTGTGTCGTCCATCTCGGCGATCGAGGCCGCGCCCATGCAGGACTTTGGCTACACCGCGGCGAAAGCTGCCCTGAATGCTTTTGCCAAGAAGCTGGCGGTGGTCGAGGGAGCCCACGGCATCAGGACGAACGCCCTGTTGCCCGGTTCGATCGAGTTTCCCGGTGGCGGCTGGGAGATGATGCGCCAGAATGAACCCGCGATTTACGAAATGGTTCGCCAGAGCGTGCCGGCCGGGCGGCTCGGAACGCCGCAGGAGGTGGCTGAAGCCGCAGTGTGGCTGGTTTCGCCGCGGGCGGGTTGGGTCAATGGCGCGGCACTGGTCGTGGACGGCGGTCAGTCCAGGGCCATACGCTGA
- a CDS encoding ATP-binding protein — MTERYVPRDLGKQVLGAAGSFPAVTITGPRQSGKSTLCRALFPDHPYVNLESPDQRRFACEDPRAFLAQLPDGAVLDEIQHAPELTSYLQVLIDEDPRHSRWILTGSENFTLIESTSQSLAGRSAMLNLLPLTWPEINRFASPPASLDEALFAGAYPRVFERNIAPSDWFSAYVASYVERDVRTLANIGDLTAFQRFLALCAGRTGQLLNYSSLAADCGISQPTAKAWFSVLEASFVAFRLPAWSGNLRKRLIKMPKLHFYDAGLACWLLGIRDPAQLRLHPLRGAIFETWVVAEIAKHRANSGERGGLYFYRDHNGVEADLLIDGPEGLTVVEAKAGQTVTADLVSPARRIAATLGPRVRSKPWIVHGGDSPQRRGDVTLLPWRQASEVTADG, encoded by the coding sequence TTGACCGAGCGCTATGTCCCACGTGATCTTGGCAAGCAGGTGCTCGGCGCGGCCGGGTCGTTTCCGGCCGTCACGATCACGGGTCCGCGGCAGAGCGGCAAGTCGACGCTGTGCCGGGCATTATTCCCCGACCACCCTTACGTCAACCTGGAGTCGCCGGACCAGCGGCGCTTCGCTTGCGAGGATCCGCGCGCCTTTCTTGCGCAGCTTCCCGACGGTGCGGTGCTGGACGAGATCCAGCACGCGCCTGAATTGACCTCCTACCTGCAGGTCCTGATCGATGAGGACCCGCGCCATAGCCGCTGGATCCTGACGGGCTCGGAAAACTTCACGCTGATCGAATCCACCAGCCAGTCGCTCGCCGGGCGCAGCGCGATGCTCAACCTGTTGCCGCTGACCTGGCCGGAAATCAATCGCTTCGCATCGCCGCCAGCCTCGCTTGATGAAGCATTGTTCGCCGGCGCATACCCGCGCGTGTTCGAGCGCAACATTGCGCCGTCCGACTGGTTTTCGGCCTATGTCGCCAGTTATGTCGAGCGCGACGTCCGGACACTGGCCAACATAGGCGACCTGACCGCGTTCCAGCGCTTCCTGGCCCTGTGTGCCGGACGTACCGGCCAACTGCTGAATTATTCCAGCCTGGCCGCCGACTGCGGCATCTCCCAGCCGACCGCCAAGGCCTGGTTCTCGGTGCTCGAGGCCAGCTTTGTCGCCTTCCGCCTGCCGGCCTGGAGCGGGAACCTGCGCAAGCGGCTGATCAAGATGCCCAAGCTTCATTTCTACGACGCTGGCCTGGCGTGCTGGCTGCTGGGAATTCGCGATCCTGCGCAGTTGCGGCTGCACCCGTTGCGGGGCGCGATCTTCGAGACCTGGGTCGTCGCGGAAATCGCCAAGCATCGCGCTAATTCCGGCGAACGCGGGGGTCTGTATTTCTATCGCGACCACAACGGCGTCGAGGCCGATTTGCTGATCGACGGCCCCGAGGGCTTGACTGTCGTCGAGGCAAAAGCGGGACAGACCGTGACCGCCGACCTGGTGTCCCCCGCGCGCCGGATCGCCGCAACGCTCGGACCGCGCGTCCGCTCGAAGCCCTGGATCGTTCACGGTGGGGATTCGCCACAGCGACGCGGCGACGTTACCTTGTTGCCCTGGCGCCAAGCGAGCGAGGTTACGGCGGATGGATAA
- a CDS encoding tetratricopeptide repeat protein, translated as MSLFAELKRRNVFRVGAAYVVIGWLLLQVADVLLDNFGAPDWVFKSFAALLILGLPLALFLAWAFELTPEGVKRAEDVVESDSITPRTGRRIDRLIVIGLLAVISVLVVERVWFAGAGSDAGTDSSAEPSVATVADDTRQTGAESERRSGAGAGGDLSGAAPGGDRPDAGPAAGPAAEKESIAVLPFANMSADPEQEFFADGITEDILTRLAAIGELRVISRTSIMRYKGSDKSLPEIAAELGVSHVLEGSVRRAGNQVRITGQLIRAADDAHLWAESFDRELADIFAVQTEIADHIVEALALQLTDSERERLQRQGTDNAAAYEQYLLGRAQLNQSYSDFDEIARALDMAEAQFRAALDKDPDYADAWAGLASALLPRLWVQPEQAEANYQAGVEAARRAIRLAPESAVGYVWLGRAYMARGLDEAAIEQFQLAAEIEPDSVDVLSAQAGFHRSEGRPVEAVKLLDRAVRIEPGDANLRDQLAGTASQIGELQLARDAYRVAWGSITPHEARLACMLAEVALQEGDAETARRHLVRARELEPDSPFQANCQLDHSLRLRDLDAVSQVFEREREFFEQRQPLTAALALARTQPDADLEPLLALAEHRLRETMPRRWGSNLEYTLARIELLRGNPAAALARLEAAIDLGWRSYRELELDITWDPVREDPSFQALAGRVDEDLARQRAELVAGVRQ; from the coding sequence ATGAGCCTGTTTGCCGAACTCAAGCGCCGCAACGTGTTCCGCGTGGGCGCGGCTTATGTCGTCATCGGCTGGCTGCTGCTGCAGGTGGCCGATGTGCTGCTGGATAATTTCGGCGCACCGGACTGGGTGTTCAAGTCTTTCGCCGCGCTGTTGATCCTTGGCCTGCCGCTGGCGCTGTTCCTGGCCTGGGCCTTCGAGTTGACCCCTGAAGGGGTGAAGCGCGCCGAGGACGTTGTGGAATCCGACAGCATCACGCCGCGCACCGGCCGGCGCATCGACCGGCTGATCGTGATCGGCTTGCTGGCCGTGATCTCGGTCCTGGTCGTCGAGCGGGTCTGGTTTGCAGGAGCGGGTAGTGACGCCGGTACGGACTCGTCGGCGGAGCCGAGCGTTGCAACAGTGGCGGACGACACAAGGCAAACCGGCGCCGAGAGCGAACGCCGTTCCGGCGCGGGGGCAGGCGGCGATCTGTCCGGCGCAGCGCCTGGCGGCGATCGGCCCGACGCAGGGCCCGCCGCAGGGCCTGCCGCGGAAAAAGAATCGATCGCCGTGCTGCCGTTCGCCAACATGTCGGCCGACCCGGAACAGGAATTTTTCGCCGACGGCATCACCGAGGACATCCTCACCCGCCTGGCGGCCATCGGCGAGCTGCGCGTGATCAGCCGCACCTCGATCATGCGCTACAAGGGATCGGACAAGAGCCTGCCGGAGATCGCTGCTGAGCTGGGCGTCAGCCATGTGCTAGAAGGCAGCGTGCGGCGGGCCGGCAACCAGGTGCGCATCACCGGCCAGTTGATCCGCGCGGCCGACGACGCCCACCTGTGGGCGGAAAGTTTCGATCGAGAGCTGGCGGATATCTTCGCGGTGCAAACCGAGATCGCAGATCACATCGTCGAGGCCCTTGCTTTGCAATTGACCGACAGCGAGCGCGAGCGGCTGCAACGCCAGGGCACCGACAACGCGGCAGCCTACGAGCAATACCTGCTCGGTCGCGCCCAGCTGAACCAGTCGTACAGCGATTTCGACGAGATCGCGCGCGCGCTGGACATGGCCGAAGCCCAGTTCCGGGCGGCATTGGACAAGGATCCGGACTACGCTGACGCTTGGGCCGGGCTGGCATCGGCATTGCTACCCCGGTTATGGGTTCAGCCGGAACAGGCCGAGGCGAATTACCAGGCCGGGGTGGAGGCCGCGCGCCGTGCCATTCGTTTGGCGCCGGAGTCGGCTGTCGGTTATGTCTGGCTCGGCCGGGCCTATATGGCTCGTGGGCTGGATGAAGCGGCCATCGAACAATTCCAGCTGGCGGCTGAGATCGAGCCGGACTCGGTCGATGTGCTTTCGGCGCAGGCGGGATTTCATCGTAGCGAAGGCCGGCCTGTCGAGGCTGTAAAGCTGCTGGACCGCGCAGTCCGGATCGAGCCGGGCGATGCCAACCTGCGGGATCAGCTTGCCGGGACTGCGAGCCAGATCGGGGAACTGCAGCTTGCTCGTGATGCGTACCGTGTCGCCTGGGGATCGATCACGCCGCATGAGGCGCGCCTGGCCTGCATGCTGGCTGAGGTCGCTCTGCAGGAGGGGGATGCAGAGACGGCGCGAAGGCACCTTGTTCGCGCGCGGGAACTGGAGCCCGATTCGCCGTTCCAGGCCAATTGCCAATTAGATCATTCCCTGAGGCTCCGTGACCTGGATGCCGTGAGCCAGGTGTTCGAGCGCGAGCGCGAATTTTTCGAGCAGCGCCAGCCGCTCACAGCGGCGCTGGCGCTGGCGCGAACACAGCCGGATGCGGATCTCGAGCCGCTGCTCGCACTTGCCGAGCACCGCTTACGTGAAACAATGCCCCGCCGCTGGGGCAGCAACCTCGAGTACACCCTGGCCCGGATCGAGCTTTTGCGCGGCAACCCTGCCGCGGCGCTGGCGCGTCTCGAAGCCGCCATCGATCTCGGCTGGCGCTCGTATCGCGAGCTCGAGCTGGATATCACGTGGGACCCGGTCCGCGAGGACCCGAGTTTCCAGGCGCTGGCAGGACGGGTCGATGAAGACCTGGCACGCCAGCGTGCCGAGCTGGTCGCCGGCGTGCGGCAGTGA
- a CDS encoding HigA family addiction module antitoxin — protein sequence MTKKTLPNVHPGEILLEEFLKPLDLSQNALARAIGVPPRRINEIVLGKRGVTADTAMRLARAFGTSERFWLGLQADYDLEQAHSRLGSSLDRIPHIAA from the coding sequence ATGACCAAGAAAACGCTCCCCAACGTACATCCGGGCGAGATTCTGTTAGAGGAATTTCTCAAGCCACTTGACCTTAGCCAGAACGCGCTGGCCCGGGCCATTGGTGTTCCGCCGCGACGGATCAATGAGATCGTACTCGGCAAGCGTGGCGTCACAGCCGATACGGCCATGCGTCTCGCAAGGGCATTCGGAACCTCAGAGCGATTCTGGTTGGGTCTGCAGGCCGACTATGACCTGGAGCAGGCCCACTCCAGGCTCGGGTCGTCACTCGATCGTATTCCTCATATTGCAGCCTGA
- a CDS encoding type II toxin-antitoxin system RelE/ParE family toxin — translation MSCCVGSEGEVTRMQTTARRKLRMLNNAETLQDLKVPPGNRLETLKGNRKGQHSIRVNNQWRLCFEWRNNHAYNVEIVDYH, via the coding sequence ATATCGTGTTGCGTCGGGTCTGAGGGTGAAGTGACGCGCATGCAGACAACGGCCAGGCGCAAGTTGCGCATGCTCAATAACGCGGAAACGCTGCAGGATTTGAAAGTGCCACCTGGCAATCGACTGGAAACCCTCAAGGGTAACCGTAAGGGTCAACACAGTATCCGCGTCAATAACCAATGGCGCTTGTGCTTCGAATGGCGGAACAACCACGCCTACAACGTCGAGATCGTCGACTACCACTGA